A genomic stretch from Lathyrus oleraceus cultivar Zhongwan6 chromosome 2, CAAS_Psat_ZW6_1.0, whole genome shotgun sequence includes:
- the LOC127117735 gene encoding integrin-linked protein kinase 1: protein MNSNKPQSRFSLVRQSSRAPEREDSGAVDVDFPESVALNPTVRLMYLANEGDLEAINELLDDGCDVNFRDIDGRSALHIAACQGRTDVVRLLIQRGAEVDPQDRWCSTPLADALYYKNHDVVKLLEHHGAKPPEAPMHVQNAREVPEYEIDSSELDFTNSVCITKGTFRSALWGGIQVAVKTLGEEVFTDEDKVKAFHDELTLLQKARHPNVVQFLGAVTQSSPMMIVTEYLPQGDLRAYLKRKGGLKSSTVVKFALDIARGMNYLHEHKPDPIIHRDLEPSNILRDDSGHLKVADFGVSKSLKITKTVKEDKPVTCQDTSWRYVAPEVYRNEEYDTKVDVFSFALILQEMIEGCPPFYRKPENEVPKAYVDSERPPFRASPKRYANGLKELIEECWDEEPYRRPTFNKIIERLDNINHHLAQKRRWKALTPSCIWSLEAMFKGYPTNPDSRSARSTVR from the exons ATGAATTCCAATAAGCCTCAGTCTCGCTTCTCTCTAGTCAGACAATCCTCTCGGGCACCGGAGCGTGAGGACTCCGGCGCCGTCGACGTCGACTTCCCGGAATCGGTAGCGTTGAATCCGACGGTTCGATTGATGTATTTGGCCAACGAAGGTGACTTGGAAGCAATCAATGAGCTTTTAGACGACGGCTGTGACGTCAATTTCAGAGACATCGACGGCCGCTCCGCTCTCCATATCGCCGCATGTCAAGGCCGAACCGACGTCGTTCGGTTGTTGATTCAAAGAGGTGCTGAAGTTGATCCCCAAGATCGTTGGTGCAGCACT CCTCTTGCAGATGCGTTGTACTACAAAAATCATGATGTTGTCAAACTTTTGGAGCATCATGGTGCAAAACCCCCG GAGGCTCCTATGCATGTCCAGAATGCCCGTGAAGTCCCTGAATATGAGATTGATTCATCTGAACTTGATTTTACAAATAGTGTTTGCATAACAAAG GGAACTTTCCGGAGTGCATTATGGGGTGGAATTCAAGTAGCTGTTAAAACTCTTGGGGAGGAAGTATTCACCGACGAGGATAAAGT AAAGGCATTTCACGACGAGCTTACATTACTTCAGAAAGCAAGGCATCCAAATGTTGTCCAATTTTTGGGTGCCGTGACACAAAGCTCTCCAATGATGATTGTCACAGAATATCTACCCCAG GGGGATCTTCGTGCCTACTTAAAGCGGAAAGGTGGATTAAAATCATCTACTGTTGTGAAGTTTGCACTTGATATTGCTAG GGGCATGAACTATTTGCATGAACATAAACCTGATCCCATAATACACCGAGATCTTGAGCCTTC AAATATTCTCCGGGATGATTCTGGGCATCTGAAAGTTGCAGACTTTGGAGTTAGCAAGTCACTCAAAATCACAAAAACAGTCAAAGAAGACAAACCTGTGACATGCCAGGATACATCAT GGCGGTATGTTGCACCTGAGGTTTACAGAAATGAGGAATATGACACCAAAGTGGATGTGTTTTCTTTTGCTTTGATATTACAAGAG ATGATTGAAGGTTGTCCACCATTTTATAGAAAGCCAGAAAATGAAGTTCCTAAAGCATATGTGGATAGTGAGCGGCCACCGTTTAGGGCATCACCAAAGCGTTATGCTAATGGATTAAAAGA GCTAATTGAGGAATGTTGGGATGAAGAACCCTACAGAAGACCAACATTTAACAAAATAATAGAGAGGTTGGATAATATCAACCATCATCTTGCTCAAAAGAGGCGTTGGAAG GCTTTGACTCCTTCATGCATCTGGAGTTTGGAGGCCATGTTTAAGGGGTATCCTACGAATCCTGATAGCCGATCAGCTCGCTCTACGGTTAGATAA